From the genome of Papaver somniferum cultivar HN1 chromosome 2, ASM357369v1, whole genome shotgun sequence, one region includes:
- the LOC113353819 gene encoding CBS domain-containing protein CBSX5-like — translation MANNFVTYEVSDLCLGKPSLRSLSISSTISEALSELKQSEDNYLSVWNCIESIDHHHKKDQSNLSNNKKITFENCQCVGKISMVDIICFLCKEENLESPSSALKSPISVLVSTDSGLVQHVEPHTSLIDAIDLILEGAQNLIVPIQSNFNNRKKQQQKSSFKTSHEFCWLTQEDIIRFLLSSIGVFSPIPAYSIESLNLITTECLAIGYDEPASSAIDSITLALKQQTSVAVVDNEGKLIGEISPFTLARCEETVAAAITTLSSGDLMAYIDCGGPPEDIVRLVKSRLKSRNLEGTLSLMEELNLSVSFSCSSSDEELSSSSPTAPFRRSRHSRSRSYSARMIRRSEAIICNQGSSLVAVMIQALTHRVNYVWVTEDDNTLAGIVTFSDMLSVLREHLQS, via the exons ATGGCAAATAATTTTGTAACTTATGAGGTATCCGACCTCTGTCTTGGAAAACCATCGTTAAGATCATTATCAATATCCTCAACGATTTCTGAAGCTTTATCTGAATTGAAACAATCTGAAGATAATTATCTAAGTGTGTGGAAttgtattgaatctattgatcaTCATCATAAAAAGGATCAATCTAATCTAAGTAATAATAAGAAAATCACATTTGAAAACTGCCAATGTGTTGGAAAAATTAGTATGGTTGACATCATTTGCTTTctttgtaaagaagaaaatcttgAATCTCCTTCTTCTGCTCTCAAATCTCCTATCTCTGTTCTCGTTTCAACGGATTCTGGCCTTGTTCAACATGTTGAGCCTCATACAAG TTTAATAGATGCAATTGATCTAATACTGGAAGGAGCACAGAACCTAATTGTACCAATCCAGAGCAATTTCAACAACAGGAAAAAGCAACAACAAAAATCATCATTCAAAACAAGTCATGAATTTTGCTGGTTAACTCAAGAAGATATTATAAGATTTCTTCTAAGTTCAATAGGGGTATTTTCACCAATACCAGCTTACTCAATTGAATCTCTAAACCTTATCACTACAGAATGCTTAGCAATTGGATATGATGAACCAGCTTCATCTGCCATTGATTCAATTACTCTTGCTTTGAAACAACAAACATCAGTTGCAGTGGTAGATAATGAAGGGAAATTAATTGGAGAGATTTCTCCATTTACTTTAGCCAGATGTGAAGAAACAGTAGCAGCTGCAATTACAACATTGTCATCAGGTGATCTAATGGCTTATATTGATTGCGGTGGTCCACCTGAAGATATAGTTAGATTAGTAAAATCGAgattgaaatcaaggaatttagaAGGGACGTTGAGTTTAATGGAGGAATTGAATCTTTCTGTATCGTTCTCTTGTTCATCATCAGATGAAGAATTATCTTCGTCTTCGCCGACAGCGCCGTTTCGAAGAAGTAGACACAGTAGATCAAGAAGTTATTCAGCAAGAATGATTAGAAGATCTGAAGCGATTATTTGTAATCAGGGAAGTTCATTAGTTGCTGTTATGATACAGGCATTAACGCATAGAGTTAACTATGTTTGGGTTACTGAAGATGATAATACTTTGGCTGGAATTGTTACATTTTCTGATATGCTGAGTGTTTTGAGGGAGCATTTACAGTCTTGA